The following DNA comes from Bacteroidia bacterium.
ATAAACCAATTGTAGAAAGTGAATTTACTGCTAACCTTGCATGGCGCTTTCCTAACCGATACTGTTTTGCGCCTTTCCCGTGAAAAGAACTATATCTCGTGCGTAAAGTAGCAATGCCAGCACCCACATTAATTAAACCACCAAGAATACGTTTTATATCTGGGTCTGCCTTTCCGTCGGGAGATAGTTTTAATTTTTCAAAAACCACCTTTTGGAGCGGCTGTAAACTTTCATCGCTAGGATATGGCTCACCGAACGAATCAAGAATGGCTTTGCATATACTTTCCAATGTTGTAGATGCCATGCCAATTGCATTTTCAGGACGTAAATCTATATCTTGAATGGCATTGTCAAAATCTTGTTTTGCATGTGCATAAGCACTTCCATCAAGCAATTCTGCCAATTTTATCGAACTGAGATTTTCGCTTTTTGGTACATTTATACCGAGTTCATTGGCAATTTGAAAAACTATAGCGTCGTCAACGTTGCTCATCATCTCTTTGACATATACCCATTTGCTTGATGCCATTGTAGTTCCATTATTTGGAATCCCAAAACCACCAAGATATGTGTTTATATCGGTTGTCGTCATTGAGATTTGCAAATGACGTCCAATTGAATCAATGAGGTTTAGTCTTTCGATACGATTCATAAATGGTGTTTATTTTGCACGGGACAAGCCAACGGTTTGCGTTACCTGCGCTGGGGCGGGGACGGCGAAGCCGTCCAACCAGAAAAATGCTAAGGCGTGTGAAACTGTTTGAGATGTGCGCCGAGTCCCCAGCGTCAGGTGCACGCTTTGTTGGCAAGAACTGGGGAACGCAACACACGCCGCCTAAAAACCAAAACCGCGCCTTTCACTGACTTGATTTTACACGAGCCGCATTTTTTTACAAGCCCNNNNNNNNNNNNNNNNNNNNNNNNNNNNNNNNNNNNNNNNNNNNNNNNNNNNNNNNNNNNNNNNNNNNNNNNNNNNNNNNNNNNNNNNNNNNNNNNNNNNNNNNNNNNNNNNNNNNNNNNNNNNNNNNNNNNNNNNNNNNNNNNNNNNNNNNNNNNNNNNNNNNNNNNNNNNNNNNNNNNNNNNNNNNNNNNNNNNNNNNNNNNNNNNNNNNNNNNNNNNNNNNNNNNNNNNNNNNNNNNNNNNNNNNNNNNNNNNNNNNNNNNNNNNNNNNNNNNNNNNNNNNNNNNNNNNNNNNNNNNNNNNNNNNNNNNNNNNNNNNNNNNNNNNNNNNNNNNNNNNNNNNNNNNNNNNNNNNNNNNNNNNNNNNNNNNNNNNNNNNNNNNNNNNNNNNNNNNNNNNNNNNNNNNNNNNNNNNNNNNNNNNNNNNNNNNNNNNNNNNNNNNNNNNNNNNNNNNNNNNNNNNNNNNNNNNNNNNNNNNNNNNNNNNNNNNNNNNNNNNNNNNNNNNNNNNNNNNNNNNNNNNNNNNNNNNNNNNNNNNNNNNNNNNNNNNNNNNNNNNNNNNNNNNNNNNNNNNNNNNNNTTGGGATGTGCGCCGAGTCCCCAGCGTCAGGTGCACGCTGTGTTGGCACGCTTTTGACTTTAAGACTCACTTATGCAGTAACGAGTTTCATTTCTCGACAGCGAGGATAATTTTGACAACCGTAAAACTGCTTTCCTTTATGTTCACCTTGCGCCACTGTTCTTAAGACCATTGGAATACCGCATTTCGGGCAAAGCGGTACTGAACTAACCTGCTTATTTACTTCTGGTTGCGACGGAGTGGAAACGCCAACTTTATCATTCACAAATGGCGCAATTTGAGCCGCAATTTCTCTGGAATTGTACTCTCTCTGAACTGGCAAGCGCAATAATGGCAAACCAGCGACTTTGCAAACACTTTCTACAAACTCATCACGCTCTTGCCTATTGTTTCGCTTATGGCTAGAGTCGTCCAACTCAACGCCAAATAACGGCTTCATCGTGACAGAATCGCAAACTAGAAAATCTAAATGCTTTTGAGCAATTTTATTGAAGTAGGCGATATTTTCATTTGGACGAGCCACAAAGAAAATATCCGCCAATCTTACCTTTGACTGAATTAATAATCGTGTGCCAACAAGAGAAGAAAGAACTTTATAAAACGAAAATTCTGCTGGAGAAAGAAAATCATCACGCAAACGATATGGAAGTGTTTTAGATGCTGTTTCTTTTTGCGAGCGTTTCAAAAATGGAAAAATGACGCTCAAACAACCTGATTTTTCATTCGTTGCTGTCATGTTTGGCTAGATGTCTCCTATGTAATGAAATTGCTGAAAGTAATTCACCCGCTATTGCTAAAACATCATCATCAGATAATTCAACTGCAACTTTGAAAGAACTTGCTAATAAATCTGTTTCGGTCGGAACTTCATGCCGAATTTGCAAGACAACTTTTTCTTTGTCGCTATAAATATGAACTGCGTTACCAGAAGCAGTTAGAAATCTTTGCGCTCTCATACCTTTTGGAGTTGCCATGATTTATTTTCCAAAAACCTAATTATGCAAAGGTCGTGCCAACGGCTTGCGTTACCTGCGCTGGGCGGGGACGGCGAAGCCGTCCAACCAGAAAAAAGACAAGGCGTAGGAAACTGCTTGGGATGTGCGCCGAGTCCCCAGCGTCAGGTGCACGCTGTGTTGGGCAACTTTTGTAGGGATTAGTGATTGATTGGAATAACCCATTCTGCATATTCAATGCTTGATAAATTTTCTACAATAAAAACAATTTCTGTTATTGATGCGTCTGAGTGGTCAACGCCGTACGCTAGACCACAACATAAATAGCCGTCTAGTCTTGAACTATCTCCCGAATCTAGAATGATTGAATCTTCAAACGTCCTTCCTTTGGCTTCTGCGAATCCATCTTTATAAATTGTTCCATTATTATCTTTAACCGTAAAAGTTGGGTCTCCAAAAGTAAAAGATATGGAACTTGGCGACACATTTTTTACTTCAACATTAATTCTAACGTATTTTCCTGAATAAAAACCGCCTGCAACTTTATAATCAATACTCACAACAGTAAAGGCGATGTTTCCTTGTCGATAAGTTTGTCCAAGTTGAAGTCCTGTATTTGGTTGAGTAGTTGGTGTATTTGTTGGTGTATTTGTTGGCGTATTTGTTGGCGGAATTTCTGTTGGAGTACGAATTGTTGTTGGAGGAGGAACTGTAACCGTGGGAGGTTTTGTAGGCGGAATTACTGTGTGAGTTATAGTGGAAATCAGCATATTTACAGTATCTTTGGTAGCTGCAACAGTAACGGCAACTTGTGAAGGTGTTGAATTTATTTTGCTTAAGCCCCATTCAATTATAGGAACTCCCAGACCGATACAAGCAGCAAGAACGGCAAAAACGCCACTGATGATAGCCACTTTTGTCGCCACTGACTTTTCGCCGCGTTCTGTTTTACTCATGGATTCTCCTTTTATTGGTTGTACATGACTTGTTGCCCAACGGNNNNNNNNNNNNNNNNNNNNNNNNNNNNNNNNNNNNNNNNNNNNNNNNNNNNNNNNNNNNNNNNNNNNNNNNNNNNNNNNNNNNNNNNNNNNNNNNNNNNNNNNNNNNNNNNNNNNNNNN
Coding sequences within:
- a CDS encoding abortive infection family protein, with the protein product MNRIERLNLIDSIGRHLQISMTTTDINTYLGGFGIPNNGTTMASSKWVYVKEMMSNVDDAIVFQIANELGINVPKSENLSSIKLAELLDGSAYAHAKQDFDNAIQDIDLRPENAIGMASTTLESICKAILDSFGEPYPSDESLQPLQKVVFEKLKLSPDGKADPDIKRILGGLINVGAGIATLRTRYSSFHGKGAKQYRLGKRHARLAVNSLSTIGLFLLETYQEQVNNQGESSK
- a CDS encoding DUF2726 domain-containing protein, with the translated sequence MTATNEKSGCLSVIFPFLKRSQKETASKTLPYRLRDDFLSPAEFSFYKVLSSLVGTRLLIQSKVRLADIFFVARPNENIAYFNKIAQKHLDFLVCDSVTMKPLFGVELDDSSHKRNNRQERDEFVESVCKVAGLPLLRLPVQREYNSREIAAQIAPFVNDKVGVSTPSQPEVNKQVSSVPLCPKCGIPMVLRTVAQGEHKGKQFYGCQNYPRCREMKLVTA
- a CDS encoding DUF4352 domain-containing protein, which produces RWATSHVQPIKGESMSKTERGEKSVATKVAIISGVFAVLAACIGLGVPIIEWGLSKINSTPSQVAVTVAATKDTVNMLISTITHTVIPPTKPPTVTVPPPTTIRTPTEIPPTNTPTNTPTNTPTTQPNTGLQLGQTYRQGNIAFTVVSIDYKVAGGFYSGKYVRINVEVKNVSPSSISFTFGDPTFTVKDNNGTIYKDGFAEAKGRTFEDSIILDSGDSSRLDGYLCCGLAYGVDHSDASITEIVFIVENLSSIEYAEWVIPINH